From Verrucomicrobia bacterium S94, the proteins below share one genomic window:
- a CDS encoding electron transport complex subunit E — MIKEFTKGLWKENPVLVLLLGMCPTLGVTSSATNGLGMGVATMFVLLGSNAVVSLIRNIVPKKIRIPVYIVIIATFVTMIDLSMQAYAPKELYDALGLFIPLIVVNCVVLGRAEAFASKNGVAKSVMDGLGMGLGFTMALVALGGVREFLAGGSLFQIKLIPGWTTDFMLWTSAPGAFIILGLFLAGMNALNIKKAKKEGRGYKPASMDCSTCNICDMEEGK; from the coding sequence ATGATTAAGGAATTTACAAAAGGGCTCTGGAAAGAGAATCCGGTACTGGTACTGCTTCTGGGGATGTGTCCGACGCTGGGGGTAACCTCGAGTGCGACCAACGGGCTGGGCATGGGAGTGGCGACGATGTTTGTGCTGCTGGGCAGCAATGCTGTGGTTTCGCTTATCCGGAATATTGTGCCGAAGAAAATCCGTATTCCGGTTTACATTGTCATCATTGCCACGTTTGTGACGATGATCGATCTTTCGATGCAGGCGTATGCGCCGAAAGAACTCTATGACGCGCTGGGTCTGTTTATTCCGCTGATTGTGGTCAACTGCGTGGTGCTGGGCCGTGCCGAGGCGTTTGCCTCCAAAAACGGCGTGGCTAAATCTGTTATGGACGGCCTCGGTATGGGGCTCGGTTTTACAATGGCGCTTGTGGCGCTCGGCGGCGTCCGCGAATTTCTTGCCGGAGGATCGCTGTTTCAGATTAAGCTGATTCCCGGATGGACGACCGACTTCATGCTTTGGACCTCCGCACCGGGAGCTTTCATCATTCTCGGCCTTTTTCTGGCCGGAATGAATGCTCTGAACATTAAAAAGGCAAAAAAAGAAGGTCGGGGCTATAAGCCCGCTTCGATGGACTGTTCTACCTGCAATATCTGTGACATGGAGGAGGGGAAGTAG